A genomic region of Colius striatus isolate bColStr4 unplaced genomic scaffold, bColStr4.1.hap1 scaffold_36, whole genome shotgun sequence contains the following coding sequences:
- the LOC133629288 gene encoding LOW QUALITY PROTEIN: uncharacterized protein LOC133629288 (The sequence of the model RefSeq protein was modified relative to this genomic sequence to represent the inferred CDS: inserted 2 bases in 1 codon; substituted 1 base at 1 genomic stop codon) — protein MGQSRSTPLSLTLAHWAKVKARGQNLSLIIKKGDWQNYCESEWPTFKVGWPRSGTFDIHTIRAVRMTIFASIGGHPDQEPYITVWEDLVMYPPDWVRPFLPNDKIRVLAPSYSYFRRGVPVTTRTLALTGVEEGVTNNGGDYEKLKEPSPKTKVYPEVEGPPEWTPPVSTSIPTAPPTGPRSPDEGVPVPYNPGGWEEGPYTGTRSKRGIMPEGPGSTVALPLRAVGPAPTEPDELQPLQYWPFSSSDLYNWKANNPSFSENSAALIGLVESLMYSHQPTWDDCQQLLQTLFTTEERERIFSEARKTLQEGQPGQPPRTGMEVEALFPVARPQWDYNTAAGRERLSIYRRALVAGLRGAARKPTNLAKVREIMQGPNEPPSVFLERIMEAYRIYTLFDPESRGQRASVIMSFIGQAAPDIKRKLQHIEGLQDYTLQDIVKEAEKVFHKRETEEEKWEREKNEREKEEIRRQKRQDKNLTRILTTVMAEGKRQGERQAKGGRDLGDNDRNKGPRRLGKDQCAFCKEHGHWARECPKKKGKRVLTLEEDEDXWGQGPEPLPEPRITLNVEGTPVNFLIDTGAEYSVLKTSLGTVTNKQTMVIGATGRKEYPWTTNRTIDLGTNQVSHSFLLIPECPTPLLGRDLLTKMKAQISFTSAGPEIALAGRKPKTCVLSLHLGEEYRLYQNPKENLDNLEKWLKQYPKAWAETGGMGEAVNIPPIVIELQSSATPISVKQYPLSKEAVAGIRPHIDKLVQQGILVPCKSPWNTPLLPVKKPGTGDYRPVQDLREVNXRVLTLHPTVPNPYNLLSSLPPDRAWYTVLDLKDAFFCLRLHPVSQLIFAFEWRDPESGRVGQLTWTRLPQGFKNSPTLFDEALHRDLATFRAQNPQVTLLQYVDDLLLAASTKESCLMGTRRLLVELGRLGYRVSAKKAQICQKEVTYLGYALKDGKRWLTEARKKAILQIPTPSTSRQVREFLGTAGFCRLWILGFASLAEPLYPLTKNKGEFVWGKEQEEAFTNIKKALLSSPALALPDLTKPFTLFVDERKGVARGVLTQKLGPWKRPVAYLSKKLDPVASGWPACLKIVAATAVLVKDSDKLTFGQPITIIAAHSLESIIRQPPDRWLTNARMTYYQSLLLTERIKFAPPAILNPATLMPEAGESDQPLHECQEVLAEEVGIRADLTDQPMEGTPSWFTDGSSYLLEGKRKAGAAVVDGKRVVWASSLPEGTSAQKAELVALIQALRLAEGKVINIFTDSRYAFATAHVHGAIYRQRGLLTSAGKEIKNKEEILNLLEAVHLPKKVAIIHCPGHQKGDDWVARGNRMADTTAKEAALEAMILSVKLDDKQAVEGKEETNLSAEEGKAYIDKMHRLTHLGTEKLITLAKKSRYKVPELRKTVERIVQNCEACAFTNAGHTKGIQGKRLRGDRPGAYWEVDFTEVKPARYGNKYLLVFVDTFSGWVEAYPTRNETALVVAKKILEEIFPRFGIPKVIGSDNGPAFVAQVSQGVARQLGINWKLHCAYHPQSSGQVERMNRTLKETLTKLVAETGGRDWTVFLSLALFRVRNTPGPTGLTPYEILYGSPPPLTEIVGTDEPVVPSLTLAARLKALEVVRKEVWEQLKNLYDPGEVSMPHSFQVGDKVLIRRHRSETLEPRWKGPYVVLLTTPTAVKVDGITAWVHSAHVKRAPRDIQKDDWVVEKTDNPLKLRVFRKPNRNT, from the exons ATGGGGCAGTCCCGATCCACCCCTCTGTCATTAACATTGGCACATTGGGCAAAAGTAAAAGCACGAGGGCAAAACCTGTCTCTTATTATCAAGAAGGGGGATTGGCAAAATTATTGCGAAAGTGAATGGCCAACCTTTAAAGTAGGATGGCCACGGTCAGGTACCTTTGACATCCATACCATACGGGCAGTCCGAATGACTATTTTCGCCTCAATAGGAGGCCATCCTGACCAAGAACCATATATCACAGTATGGGAAGACTTGGTGATGTATCCGCCGGACTGGGTCCGACCATTTCTTCCAAATGATAAAATAAGAGTCCTAGCCCCATCCTACTCATACTTTAGACGGGGCGTACCTGTGACAACCAGGACTCTGGCTCTCACAGGAGTAGAAGAAGGGGTGACCAATAATGGAGGAGATtatgaaaaattgaaagaaccAAGCCCTAAGACCAAGGTATATCCAGAGGTCGAAGGACCCCCTGAATGGACTCCACCTGTATCCACATCTATACCCACCGCCCCCCCAACTGGACCCCGGTCCCCAGACGAGGGAGTACCTGTGCCATATAACCCGGGGGGTTGGGAAGAAGGACCCTATACCGGTACCAGGAGTAAACGGGGGATAATGCCTGAGGGACCAGGCTCCACTGTAGCCTTACCACTCCGGGCGGTGGGGCCAGCCCCCACAGAGCCAGATGAGTTACAACCATTACAGTACTGGCCCTTTTCGTCCTCCGATTTGTacaactggaaagcaaataacccttctttttctgagaactCTGCTGCCCTCATAGGACTAGTCGAATCCCTGATGTACTCCCATCAGCCCACATGGGACGACTGCCAGCAGTTACTTCAAACACTTTTCACCACAGAGGAGCGAGAACGAATCTTCTCGGAGGCACGAAAAACCCTGCAGGAAGGCCAACCAGGCCAACCCCCTCGAACAGGAATGGAAGTGGAGGCGTTGTTCCCAGTAGCGCGACCGCAATGGGactataatacagcagcaggtagggaacGACTGTCCATATACCGCCGGGCTCTGGTAGCAGGACTAAGAGGGGCAGCCAGGAAACCTACCAATCTGGCAAAGGTGAGAGAAATTATGCAGGGGCCTAATGAACCACCCTCGGTGTTCCTAGAACGTATCATGGAGGCCTATCGTATTTATACCCTGTTTGATCCCGAATCTAGGGGACAACGGGCCTCCGTTATCATGTCCTTCATTGGACAAGCTGCACCAGATATAAAACGAAAACTGCAGCATATCGAGGGATTGCAGGATTACACCCTGCAAGATATTGttaaagaggctgagaaagtgTTCCATAAAAGGGAAACCgaggaagaaaagtgggagagggaaaagaatgagagagagaaggaagaaatacgAAGACAAAAGAGACAGGATAAGAATTTAACAAGAATACTTACTACAGTAATGGCCGAGGGGAAACGCCAAGGGGAAAGACAGGCGAAAGGAGGAAGGGACCTGGGCGACAATGACAGGAATAAGGGACCCAGAAGACTGGGAAAAGATCAATGTGCCTTCTGCAAGGAACATGGGCATTGGGCCCGTGAATGCcctaagaaaaagggaaagagagtacTAACcctggaggaagatgaagattaATGGGGTCAGGGCCCGGAACCCCTCCCCGAGCCTAGGATAACGTTAAATGTGGAGGGGACCCCAGTAAATTTTTTGATTGATACTGGGGCAGAATATTCCGTACTGAAAACCTCATTAGGGACTGTAACTAACAAACAGACCATGGTAATTGGAGCAACAGGTCGAAAAGAATACCCCTGGACAACTAATCGAACTATTGACTTGGGAACTAACCAGGTATcccattcttttttgttaatacCCGAGTGCCCTACCCCCCTCCTCGGACGAGACCTGTTAACAAAAATGAAGGCTCAGATAAGCTTTACTTCTGCTGGCCCTGAGATCGCCCTTGCAGGCAGAAAGCCAAAAACATGCGTATTGTCTCTGCACTTGGGGGAGGAATATAGACTATACCAAAACCCCAAGGAGAACCTGGATAACCTTGAAAAGTGGCTCAAGCAGTATCCGAAAGCATGGGCCGAAACTGGGGGCATGGGGGAAGCGGTGAACATCCCTCCCATAGTGATCGAGCTACAATCAAGTGCCACCCCAATAAGCGTAAAACAATACCCATTGTCAAAAGAGGCAGTAGCAGGGATACGACCTCACATCGACAAGCTTGTACAACAAGGGATTCTTGTGCCTTGTAAATCTCCCTGGAACACACCACTCTTGCCGGTAAAGAAACCTGGGACTGGGGATTATCGGCCAGTACAGGACTTGCGGGAAGTCAA AAGAGTCCTTACCTTACATCCTACGGTACCCAACCCATATAATCTCTTAAGCTCTCTTCCCCCAGATCGTGCCTGGTATACAGTCCTTGACCTAAAggatgcatttttctgcttgcgACTGCATCCAGTGAGCCAGTTAATTTTCGCTTTCGAGTGGAGAGATCCTGAAAGTGGGAGAGTGGGTCAACTCACGTGGACAAGATTACCACAAGGATTTAAGAATTCTCCTACCTTGTTTGATGAAGCCCTCCACAGGGACCTGGCAACTTTCCGGGCACAAAACCCACAGGTAACTTTACTCCAATATGTAGATGACCTCCTACTCGCGGCGTCCACCAAAGAAAGCTGCCTGATGGGAACTCGCAGACTACTGGTTGAACTTGGAAGGTTGGGGTACCGTGTCTCAGCAAAGAAGGCACAAATCTGCCAGAAAGAGGTAACCTATCTGGGATATGCTCTAAAGGATGGAAAAAGGTGGCTGACGGAAGCCCGAAAGAAGGCCATCTTGCAGATCCCCACCCCGTCAACCTCTCGACAGGTGCGTGAGTTCCTGGGAACGGCGGGGTTCTGTCGCCTTTGGATACTTGGGTTTGCTAGCTTGGCTGAACCACTATATCCACTCaccaaaaacaaaggagaattcGTATGGggcaaagagcaggaggaggcctTCACCAACATAAAGAAGGCGCTGTTAAGTTCCCCTGCTCTGGCGTTACCTGACCTCACCAAACCATTTACTCTGTTCGTGGATGAGCGAAAGGGAGTGGCCCGGGGTGTGTTAACACAGAAACTCGGACCCTGGAAACGGCCAGTGGCATACTTGTCAAAAAAATTAGACCCCGTGGCCAGTGGATGGCCTGCCTGCCTTAAAATAGTGGCTGCCACCGCAGTCTTGGTAAAAGACTCTGATAAACTTACTTTTGGACAACCAATTACAATCATTGCAGCCCACTCCCTGGAAAGCATTATTCGACAACCTCCTGACCGGTGGTTAACAAATGCCAGGATGACTTACTATCAGAGTCTGTTACTAACTGAACGTATTAAGTTTGCCCCTCCAGCCATCCTGAACCCAGCCACACTGATGCCTGAAGCAGGAGAGAGTGACCAGCCTCTCCATGAATGCCAAGAGGTTCTAGCCGAAGAAGTGGGCATTCGCGCAGACCTAACTGACCAGCCTATGGAAGGAACCCCCTCGTGGTTCACCGATGGGAGCAGCTACCTGCTGGAAGGAAAGCGAAAGGCTGGCGCAGCCGTAGTGGACGGGAAACGGGTCGTGTGGGCTAGCTCGTTGCCAGAGGGGACCTCTGCCCAAAAAGCCGAACTAGTAGCCCTCATACAGGCCCTGAGGTtggctgaaggaaaagtgattaacatatttaccGATAGCAGATACGCCTTCGCAACAGCCCACGTCCACGGGGCAATATACAGACAGAGGGGGCTCTTGACATCGGCGGGGAAGGAAAttaagaacaaagaggaaattttaaatCTCCTAGAAGCCGTACATCTCCCCAAAAAGGTGGCCATCATACATTGCCCAGGGCATCAAAAAGGAGATGACTGGGTTGCAAGAGGGAATCGAATGGCAGACACAACTGCCAAAGAGGCCGCACTAGAGGCCATGATACTCTCAGTAAAACTTGACGACAAACAGgcagtggaaggaaaggaagaaacaaacctatccgctgaggaagggaaagctTACATCGATAAAATGCACCGACTTACGCATTTGGGGACTGAAAAACTTATcacactagcaaaaaaatcacgCTACAAGGTCCCGGAGCTACGGAAAACCGTGGAACGCATCGTACAAAATTGCGAGGCATGTGCCTTTACAAATGCAGGACATACTAAAGgaatccaaggaaagagactgagaggagatcgaCCAGGAGCATATTGGGAAGTAGACTTTACGGAAGTAAAACCTGCCCGGTACggtaacaaatatttgttagtATTTGTAGATACCTTCTCTGGATGGGTCGAAGCATACCCTACAAGGAACGAAACAGCACTAGTAGTCGCAAAAAAGatcctggaagagatttttccccGGTTTGGTATTCCCAAGGTAATCGGGTCAGACAATGGACCTGCCTTTGTCGCCCAGGTAAGTCAGGGAGTAGCCAGACAATTGGGGATTAACTGGAAGCTCCATTGTGCATACCACCCTCAAAGTTCAGGacaggtagaaaggatgaataggACCTTGAAAGAAACTTTAACTAAATTAGTAGCGGAGACCGGCGGGAGGGATTGGACAGTCTTTCTCTCCCTCGCTCTGTTTAGGGTTCGAAACACCCCAGGACCTACGGGGCTCACCCCTTATGAAATCTTGTATGGGAGTCCCCCTCCTCTGACAGAAATAGTGGGGACTGATGAACCTGTTGTGCCCTCTCTTACTCTTGCAGCACGCCTAAAAGCGTTGGAAGTAGTTAGAAAAGAAGTTTGGGAACAGTTGAAGAACCTCTACGACCCAGGCGAGGTGTCGATGCCCCATTCGTTCCAGGTCGGAGACAAAGTTCTGATTAGACGACACCGATCAGAGACGCTCGAACCtcggtggaagggaccatatgTGGTATTGTTAACAACTCCCACCGCTGTAAAAGTCGATGGGATTACTGCGTGGGTACATTCAGCGCATGTAAAAAGGGCACCTAGAGATATACAAAAGGATGATTGGGTGGTGGAAAAGACTGATAATCCTCTTAAGCTTCGTGTGTTTCGGAAACCAAACCGAAACACCTAG